The sequence below is a genomic window from Gammaproteobacteria bacterium.
ATGTTCGCCATCCGGCCAACCCCCCACGCTTATGACAAGGGCATTACTGTAAACCCCGTACTTATGTACGGAGTCAATTGGCATAGACCGATTATTCTTCGTTCAACAGGGTTTCGATTATTGGGCAATGTGCCTGGTCTACATTGCTGTTGCATTGTCTGATCAAATCCTGAAGCACATTCTCGAGGCGCTTTAAATCTTGCACCTTGGCTTTGACGCGATTTAGCTTTTGTTCGGCAAGTGATTGCACATCCGCGCACCGCCCCTCCGATAAAGTAAGTAGACTTTCAATTTCATCGAGACTAAATCCCAGGGATTTTGCTCGCTTTATGAAAAGTAACCTTTGAAGGATTTCACTATCGTACTGACGATACCCGACCTTGGGTTTGGTGGGTTGCTTGATTAGACCACGCCGCTCATAGTAGCGAATCGTTTCAACATTGATTTCAGCTTTACTCGCCAGCCTTCCGATCGTTAAACCCATGTCAAATGCATGCTAAAGTCGATGGAATGTTCAAGATAACATATGTTGACTTCTTAACCGCTGCTCCCTATAGCTCGAGCGTCGCTTGTCGGCCGTTCACCGAAGTCTGCCATGGCTTCGTTAGCATCTGGTTACGAGAAAATAGATCCTAAAGTATCCTAAATCAGCTGCAGAGATCGACTACTACGAAACATCGTATTTGTCTGGAAATCATAGACCGCCTTGTTATTGAGCATCCATTGTGATTGGAATCTCATGCTTCATGCCGGCTTCGAAATGACCAGGAATGTTACACGCAAAAACGACTATATCGTCTCCCATGAAGCGCCACGAGAGCCGACCCGTCTCTTCGCCCGCCAAGGATAAGGTGTTTGGATCTTCATGTTTCATATCGGGCATCTTTCGCATCATCTCCGCATGCTTAACCTGGTCCTCAGCGTTGCCAATGGAAAACTCGTGTCGTATCGCGCCGTTGTTGCGTACGATAAATTCGATCGTTTCTCCGTGTTGCAAAGTTCGTAGCTGGGGTTCAAATACGAAACGCATACTATCGCGCATCGATACCGTTATCCGACGATCTGGTTCGCCAGTACCCGGCGCACCGACGCTATAGATTTCATGGCCATGGCTATGATCGTGGATTCCACCAGCGAGTACCAGGGCCGGGAAAAGAAGAAGCACATAAGTGAATGGCATAATTTTCATTTTTGATTCGCTCCAATTTTGATCTGATAAATCTTGCGAGGTCTCGTTAACGATACCTAAAGAATTTACTCGCGATTCGGTTATTGTAATAACTGCGGGATTAGCTCCTGATAGGGTCGATAACCCTCTATTTTTTCACCGTTGCTCTTGAGCAGTGCCGGGGTTCCACTTATACCAATCTCGTTGCCAGCGCGATAACCGCGGTCGATCGTCGCGGCTGCGACGCAATCACCGGCCGGTAAACCATCGAACTGCTGGTTTTTAGCCTCTGTCATAGCCAGGTTGCGGTCCTCTGCACACCAGACCGATTTGAGGTGTTGATACCCAGGTCCGCTGCTACCACCGCGGGGGTAGGGCAAATACCTTACGGTAATGCCGGCCTCCTGTAATTTATCAATTTCGCTATGCAGCTTCTGACAATAGGGACAAGAGGTG
It includes:
- the merR gene encoding Hg(II)-responsive transcriptional regulator; this encodes MGLTIGRLASKAEINVETIRYYERRGLIKQPTKPKVGYRQYDSEILQRLLFIKRAKSLGFSLDEIESLLTLSEGRCADVQSLAEQKLNRVKAKVQDLKRLENVLQDLIRQCNSNVDQAHCPIIETLLNEE
- a CDS encoding copper-binding protein; amino-acid sequence: MPFTYVLLLFPALVLAGGIHDHSHGHEIYSVGAPGTGEPDRRITVSMRDSMRFVFEPQLRTLQHGETIEFIVRNNGAIRHEFSIGNAEDQVKHAEMMRKMPDMKHEDPNTLSLAGEETGRLSWRFMGDDIVVFACNIPGHFEAGMKHEIPITMDAQ